CTTCTCCACGCCCGGCGGGCTCCAGCTCCGGTCGGCGTCGATGGTCACGTCGTGGCCGATGCGGGCGGCCACGTGGTCGGCGTTGATGCCGGTGTCGACGATCGCGATGGCCACGCCCTCGCCGTCGTGGCCGGCCGACCACAGGTCGTAGGTGTGCAGCAGCCGCCTCACCTCCTCCCAGTCGCCCACCGGGCCGCTGTCGCCGCAGGTCGGGTGGGAGTGGATGACCGGGTCGGCGAAGACGCCGGCGACCTCGCGCACCGCGGAGGACAGCAGCGAGGTGCGGGTGGTGAGCTCGGCGTCGGAGATCTCGCCGCGGACGAGCACGGAGGCGTCCTCCGGCGCCATCGAGAAGCGCACCCGCTGGTGCAGGGAGAGCGGGGCGCCGGTGGCCGAGACCGGCCTGGGCACCGCCACCGGTGTGAACCCCTGGTCGAGGAGGACTCCGGGGAGCTCGGCGACCACGTCGGAGACCGCGCTGCGGACGCCGGGGTCGATGACCGACGCGACGACGTGGGGGGCCGGGCGGAGCTGGATCAGGACGCGCATGGGATCCCCTTCGGAGTGCTGTTACGAAACGATTACTCAACGTAACAGTGCCCCGCCCGGAAGGTGATGACTCCTTTGTGTAAGGATGAAGTGACTTTCCGTGGACGGCGAGCGCCCGCCGCCCACGGCGTCAGGACAGGGTGGCGGCGTACGGGTCCCAGCCCTCGGGCAGCGGCTCCGGCGTGGCCACCGTGGAGCCCACGGTCCTGAACTCCGCGCGCTCGCCCGACTCGGTGATGGCCGTCATCAGCTCCAGCACGTGCCTGGCCAGCTCGCCCGACGCGCGGTGCGGCGTGCCGGCGCGGATCGACCTGGCCAGGTCGAGCACGCCGATGCCGCGCCCCGCCGTGGTGCCCGACAGCGGCAGCTCCCGCCAGTCGAGGTCGTTCGGCCCGCGGGCCAGCAACGGGCCGTCGAAGGTGTTGGGGTCCGGCAGTGACAGGGCGCCCTCGGTGCCGATGATCTCGATCATGCGGCGGTTGACGGCCGAGTCGAAGCTGAACGTGGCCGTCGCCGTGGCCGAGCCGGGGAAGTCCAGCAGGGCGTTGACGTGGGTGGACACCTCCACGGGGAACAGGGTGCCCGCCTTGGGCCCCGAGCCGATGACGCGCTGCTCGCGGGCCTTGCGTGTGCCGGCCGCCACCCGGGTGACGGGGCCGAGCATGGACACCAGCGCGGTCAGGTAGTAGGGGCCCAGGTCGAACAGGGGGCCGCCGCCCCGCGCGTACAGGAACTCCGGGCTGGGGTGCCACGACTCAGGGCCGAGGCTCTGCGTGGCAGCCGTGACGGCGACCGGCTCGCCGACGGCGCCCGCGCGCAGGGCGTGCACGGCCGACTGCAGCCCGGCGCCGAGGAAGGTGTCGGGGGCGCCGCCCACCCGCAGCCCCCGCTGCTCGGCCTCGGCCATCACCTTGGCGGCCTCGTCCAGGTCCATGGCCAGGGGCTTCTCCCCGTACACGTGCTTGCCGGCGCGCAGCGACTCCAGCGCGACGGCCGCGTGCGCGGCCGGGATCGTGAGGTTGACGACCAGCTCCACCTCGGCCAGGGAGAGCACGGCGCCCAGGGTGCCGGACACCCGGACGTCGTGCTCCCTGGCCACGGCGGCGGCCCGGTCGGTGTCGAGGTCCGCGACGGCGACCACGCGCACGTCGGGGAAGGCGTTGAGATTGCGGAGGTATTGGCCGCTGATGACTCCGGCGCCGACGATGGCGACGCCGACCGGGCCGTTGCTCAAGAGCTCTCCAAGGAGGTGAGGTAGGCGTGGCTGTCCGCGAGCGCGGCGAAGATGTCGGTCGCGCACTCGTCCAGCTCGACGATGCGCCACGCGGCGGGGGCGGCGGCGAGGATCCGCGGCACCGGCATCACGCCCGCGCCCACCGCGACGTGCGGCTCGCCCTTGACCCCCGGGCCGTCCTTGACGTGCAGCGCGTCCACCCGCTCCGACAGGCGGCCGAGCAGGGCGGGCACGTCGGCGCCGCCCACGGCCGCCCAGTAGGTGTCGATCTCCAGGAACACCTGCGGGGCGAGCAGGTCGGCCAGCACCTCGATGGCGTGCCGGCCGTCCACCCGCGGCTCGATCTCCCACCAGTGGTTGTGGTAGCCGATCCGCATGCCGTACGCGGCGGCCTGCTCGCCCAGGGTGTTGAGCAGGTCGGCCGTGCGCGCCAGGCCGTCGCGGGTGGTGAACTCCTCCTCGGCGATGCCGCCCGGGATGATCACCTTGTCGGTGCCCACCGTGGCGATCGCGTCGAAGACCTTCGCGGGCTCCTGGCTGAGCAGCGCGTACGCGTGCGTGCCCGACACGCTGAGCCCGAGGTCGTCGGCGACCCGGCGGAAGCCCTCCGGGTCGGCTGTGGGGTCGTAGGGCTCGACGGCCCGGTATCCGATCTCCGCGATCCGGCTGAGCACGGCGTCGCGGTCGGCGGCCAACTCGTCTCTGACGGTGTAGAGCTGGACACTGATCGGTCGGGTCATCCGCGTACCCCCATGAGGTGCTCCAGCGCGAGCTGGTTGAGCCGGGTGAAGTGGAAGCCGCGGGCGGCGGCGGCCTCGACGTCGAAGTCGTCCTTGGCCAGGTCCTGCCAGGTCTCGCCGGCGGCCAGCGTGGGCTGGGCCAGCTCGTCCACGCGGGAGGCGCGCAGGGCCTCCTGGACCTCGGGGTCGGCGCGGAAGACGCGCGACTTCTCCTTGAGGATCAGGTACGTGCGCATGTTCGCCGCGGCCGAGTCCCACACGTCCTGGGGGTCGTCGGTGCGCAGCGGCTTGTAGTCGAAGACGAGCGGCCCGTCGTAGCCGTGCGTCTCCAGCAGGTCCACCAGGAAGAACGCGCTCTTCAGGTCGCCGTGGCCGAAGATCAGGTCCTGGTCGTACTTGGGGCCGTGCTGGCCGTTGAGGTCGATGTGGAAGAGCTTGCCGTGCCACAGGGCCTGGGCGATGCCGTGCACGAAGTTGAGCCCGGCCATCTGCTCGTGGCCGACCTCGGGGTTGACGCCCACCATCTCGGGGTGCTCCAGCTCGTTGATCAGGGCCAGGGCGTGGCCGATCGTGGGCAGGAGGATGTCGCCGCGGGGCTCGTTCGGCTTGGGCTCGATGGCGAAGCGGATGTCGTAGCCCTTGTCGATGACGTACTGGCAGATGACGTCGAGGGCCTCCTTGTAGCGGCCCATCGCGGCCTTGACGTCCTTGGCGGCGTCGGACTCGGCGCCCTCGCGCCCGCCCCAGCACACGTACGTCCTCGCGCCGAGCGAGGCGGCCAGGTCGAGGTTGCGCATGACCTTGCGCAGGGCGTAGCGGCGCACGTCGCGGTCGTTGCTGGTGAAGGCGCCGTCCTTGAACACCGGGTGGGTGAACAGGTTCGTGGTGGCCGCGGGGACCTTCATGCCGGTCTCGTCGAGGGCCTTCCTGAAGGCGGCGATGGCCTTGTCGCGGTCGGGCTCGACGGCGAGCAGGTCGTCGTCGTGGAAGCTGACGCCGTGGGCGCCCAGCTCGGACAGGCGGTGGACGGTCTCGACCGGGTCGAGGGCGGGGCGGGAGGCGTCGCCGAACGGGTCGCGCGCCTGCCAGCCCACGGTCCAGAGGCCGAAGGTGAACCGGTCGTCAGGGGTCGGTGTGAAATTAGGCATTTCCATCCTTCGCGGGCTTTAGTCCATAATCTGTATTAATCCTGAGGAGGTGGGCATGGTGTCGTCAAGAGGGGTCCGGCATGATTCCATGCGCGCCCGTAACCTGGCCGTAGTGCTGGCGACCATCCACCGGTCAGGACCGCACACCCGCGCGGCGCTGGCGGAGCGGACCGGGCTCACCAAGACCACCGTATCCAGCCTGGTCGCGGACCTGTTGGAGGCGGGCGTGGTGACCGAGAGCGGCACCGTGCGCGGCGGCGAGCGGGGGCGGCCCGGCGTGGCGGTCAGCCTGAGCGGGCACCGGGTGGCCGCGCTGGGGCTGGAGATCAACATCGACTACCTGGCGGCGTGCGTGGTGGACCTCACGCGTACGGTGCGGCTGCGGCGGGTCCGCCCGGCCGACAACCGCAACTCCGACCCCGCCGAGATCCTGGAGGCGCTGCGCGGCCTGGTCAAGGAGATCACCGCCGAGGCCGAGGAGGCCGGGCTGCGGGTCATCGGCGCGGCGCTCGCCGTGCCCGGCACGGTCGAGGGCGGGGTGCTGCGCAGCGCGCCGCACCTCGGCTGGCGGGACGTGCG
The nucleotide sequence above comes from Nonomuraea gerenzanensis. Encoded proteins:
- a CDS encoding sugar phosphate isomerase/epimerase family protein produces the protein MTRPISVQLYTVRDELAADRDAVLSRIAEIGYRAVEPYDPTADPEGFRRVADDLGLSVSGTHAYALLSQEPAKVFDAIATVGTDKVIIPGGIAEEEFTTRDGLARTADLLNTLGEQAAAYGMRIGYHNHWWEIEPRVDGRHAIEVLADLLAPQVFLEIDTYWAAVGGADVPALLGRLSERVDALHVKDGPGVKGEPHVAVGAGVMPVPRILAAAPAAWRIVELDECATDIFAALADSHAYLTSLESS
- the xylA gene encoding xylose isomerase translates to MPNFTPTPDDRFTFGLWTVGWQARDPFGDASRPALDPVETVHRLSELGAHGVSFHDDDLLAVEPDRDKAIAAFRKALDETGMKVPAATTNLFTHPVFKDGAFTSNDRDVRRYALRKVMRNLDLAASLGARTYVCWGGREGAESDAAKDVKAAMGRYKEALDVICQYVIDKGYDIRFAIEPKPNEPRGDILLPTIGHALALINELEHPEMVGVNPEVGHEQMAGLNFVHGIAQALWHGKLFHIDLNGQHGPKYDQDLIFGHGDLKSAFFLVDLLETHGYDGPLVFDYKPLRTDDPQDVWDSAAANMRTYLILKEKSRVFRADPEVQEALRASRVDELAQPTLAAGETWQDLAKDDFDVEAAAARGFHFTRLNQLALEHLMGVRG
- a CDS encoding Gfo/Idh/MocA family protein, yielding MSNGPVGVAIVGAGVISGQYLRNLNAFPDVRVVAVADLDTDRAAAVAREHDVRVSGTLGAVLSLAEVELVVNLTIPAAHAAVALESLRAGKHVYGEKPLAMDLDEAAKVMAEAEQRGLRVGGAPDTFLGAGLQSAVHALRAGAVGEPVAVTAATQSLGPESWHPSPEFLYARGGGPLFDLGPYYLTALVSMLGPVTRVAAGTRKAREQRVIGSGPKAGTLFPVEVSTHVNALLDFPGSATATATFSFDSAVNRRMIEIIGTEGALSLPDPNTFDGPLLARGPNDLDWRELPLSGTTAGRGIGVLDLARSIRAGTPHRASGELARHVLELMTAITESGERAEFRTVGSTVATPEPLPEGWDPYAATLS